A single window of Paenibacillus sp. FSL H8-0537 DNA harbors:
- a CDS encoding FAD-dependent oxidoreductase — translation MKQKLVVIGNGMAGVKCVEEIYELAPEAYDITIIGAEPHPNYNRVLLSKVLQGNTALADITLNDWNWYSERGINLLTGERVERINAEEKWVLTASGKKIAYDRLIIATGSSAFMPVLPGIQKPGVTTFRNMEDCQAMMEASQRFKRAAVIGGGLLGLEAARGLLNLGMEVDVVHNAGYLMNRQLDRMSANLLKDELMKQGMRFWLNKRTEKITGVRRASGLLFSDGTTLAADLIVVAIGISPNLAVTADSGIRTNRAIIVNDYMETNIAGIYAVGECAEHQETVYGLVAPLYEQAKVLARHLCEVETEGYHGSIPYAQLKVSGVEVFSAGVIRDEEAETALQHYDAMKGTYKKVTMQGGIVAGAVLFGDSSEGSKLLGYLKRRAGIGVLKESDSGSKTGGADAVAAAMPDGETVCACNGVSKAAIVAAIHAEGLESADQVRDKTKASGSCGGCRPMVEALVAYALSGVGGAVKAAPICGCTELDPAGLKEAMLGDTFSDAASARMALKWNKSEGCFICQTAMGYYLRLAATSVAGDVPGQAKLHYPTLQSVLLSASTQGEGSSNCPISHADRLEVGGPGYIAAELEKALGSLASPTMLKASVSAGALYPAGVLVHDVGIAASPAGWELYIGGHMESPVKQAQLLMIEATEQRAAETAIACMQWYRQTAYYGEAVWKWLERVGLIAVREKLLDPDFREELLGSWQLERNRETCTV, via the coding sequence ATGAAGCAAAAACTTGTCGTTATCGGCAACGGGATGGCTGGCGTTAAATGCGTAGAGGAAATATATGAGCTGGCTCCTGAAGCGTATGACATTACCATTATAGGGGCAGAGCCGCATCCCAATTATAATCGTGTTCTTCTATCCAAAGTGCTGCAAGGGAACACAGCGCTAGCTGATATTACGTTGAACGATTGGAATTGGTACAGTGAGCGGGGCATTAATCTGTTAACTGGCGAGAGGGTTGAGCGAATAAATGCGGAGGAGAAATGGGTGCTGACAGCATCAGGGAAAAAGATAGCCTACGACCGCCTGATTATTGCAACCGGCTCATCGGCATTCATGCCCGTGCTGCCAGGCATTCAAAAGCCCGGCGTAACGACGTTCCGCAATATGGAGGACTGCCAGGCGATGATGGAGGCTTCCCAGCGCTTTAAGCGTGCTGCCGTTATTGGTGGCGGGCTGCTCGGGCTTGAGGCGGCGAGAGGGCTGCTTAATCTCGGGATGGAGGTAGATGTCGTTCACAACGCCGGCTATTTAATGAACCGCCAGCTTGACCGGATGTCAGCAAACCTGCTTAAGGATGAGCTGATGAAGCAGGGAATGCGTTTTTGGCTGAACAAGCGGACGGAAAAAATAACAGGTGTCCGCAGGGCAAGTGGCCTGCTGTTCTCGGATGGAACGACGCTTGCTGCGGATCTCATCGTCGTAGCGATCGGGATTAGCCCGAATTTAGCGGTTACAGCGGATAGCGGCATTCGGACGAATCGTGCAATCATCGTTAACGATTATATGGAAACGAATATAGCAGGCATATACGCAGTAGGGGAGTGCGCTGAGCATCAAGAAACCGTATATGGACTAGTTGCTCCGCTTTATGAACAGGCTAAGGTGCTCGCTCGTCATCTGTGCGAGGTAGAAACGGAAGGCTATCACGGCTCCATACCGTATGCACAATTAAAGGTTTCAGGCGTGGAGGTGTTTTCCGCTGGTGTTATCCGCGATGAAGAAGCCGAAACCGCGCTGCAGCATTATGATGCGATGAAAGGCACTTATAAAAAAGTAACGATGCAAGGCGGTATTGTAGCTGGAGCTGTATTATTCGGAGACAGCTCCGAAGGCAGCAAGCTGCTAGGGTATTTGAAACGCCGCGCTGGAATAGGCGTGCTCAAGGAAAGCGATTCAGGCTCCAAAACAGGCGGAGCTGACGCTGTTGCAGCTGCCATGCCGGACGGTGAAACGGTCTGTGCTTGTAATGGGGTAAGCAAAGCGGCTATTGTAGCGGCGATACATGCTGAGGGACTTGAATCGGCTGATCAAGTGCGCGACAAGACGAAAGCTTCCGGCTCCTGCGGCGGATGCCGTCCAATGGTGGAGGCGCTCGTAGCATATGCTTTATCAGGAGTTGGGGGAGCAGTTAAAGCGGCGCCAATTTGCGGCTGTACGGAGCTTGACCCGGCAGGGCTTAAAGAAGCAATGCTCGGGGATACATTCAGCGATGCTGCTTCAGCAAGAATGGCTCTCAAATGGAACAAGTCCGAAGGCTGCTTCATTTGCCAGACAGCGATGGGCTACTATTTGCGGCTGGCTGCAACAAGTGTCGCAGGCGATGTTCCAGGTCAGGCGAAGCTTCATTACCCGACGCTGCAGTCCGTGCTCCTATCTGCTTCTACGCAAGGGGAAGGGTCCTCCAACTGCCCGATTTCGCATGCCGACCGTCTCGAAGTTGGTGGGCCGGGTTATATTGCTGCAGAGCTGGAGAAGGCGCTGGGAAGTCTGGCATCGCCGACCATGCTCAAAGCTTCTGTATCTGCGGGTGCCTTATACCCTGCCGGTGTGCTGGTTCATGATGTCGGGATTGCAGCATCGCCAGCAGGGTGGGAGCTTTATATTGGCGGACATATGGAAAGCCCGGTCAAGCAAGCTCAACTGCTTATGATAGAGGCAACGGAGCAGCGAGCGGCAGAAACGGCGATAGCCTGCATGCAGTGGTACCGTCAAACCGCCTATTATGGGGAAGCCGTATGGAAATGGCTGGAGCGAGTAGGGCTTATCGCGGTAAGAGAGAAGCTGCTTGACCCTGATTTTCGCGAGGAGCTGCTCGGCAGCTGGCAGCTGGAACGTAACCGAGAGACATGCACCGTTTGA
- a CDS encoding nitrate reductase, which yields MIELKVVEPKAQITAVMDTQCPFCSVQCKMRVEEERSAAGRFAYKVTAIPNAASEGRLCVKGMNAHQHALHRERLVHPLIRREGKLVQATWEEALELVSSRFQALQAEHGMDSVALYGGGSLTNETSYLLGKFARVGLRTRYIDYNGRFCMSAAASAGSKTFGIDRGLTNQLKEIERSECLILAGTNIAECQPTLMPYFTKAKENGATIIVIDPRMTGTAELADIHLQVKPGMDAALVNGMLKVIFDEGLIDRGFIRSRTKGFAELEQHVKALNLADIAESTGVTESLIRLAALAFGEAKTGMVFTARGVEQHADGHLAVRNFLNMVLATGKIGREGCGYGAVTGQANGQGGREHGQKADQLPGYRLIENERDRAYVASVWGIRPEELPGKGVSAYEMMEMVHREEIKALLVMGSNPIVSNPNATLVEEGIAKLDFTVVADMFLSETALLADVVLPISAYLENTGTMTNLEGRVLLREAGRLAPGEARHDWEVLCDLAKRLGRGEYFAFENSEQIFNELRLASKGGLADYYGITYDRLRKEEGIYWPCPSLDHPGTKRLFEKSFAHEDGLAAFQTVTSDSPAEKTNREFPLLMTNGRQLSHYLTGVQTHRSPALEARNVENHLEIHPNTAKRYRIEDASLVAVQSKRGVVILRCKVAESIREDTVFIPMHWGGVQNVNRATSPQLDPFCKMPDFKTSAVSIRPYIEYLQEHQA from the coding sequence ATGATAGAGCTAAAAGTAGTTGAGCCGAAAGCCCAAATAACGGCAGTCATGGATACACAGTGCCCTTTTTGCAGCGTGCAATGCAAAATGCGCGTTGAAGAGGAGCGCTCGGCGGCTGGACGTTTTGCTTATAAGGTGACAGCGATCCCGAATGCCGCATCGGAAGGAAGGCTATGTGTGAAAGGGATGAATGCGCATCAGCATGCGTTGCATCGCGAGCGCCTTGTTCATCCACTTATTAGACGGGAAGGAAAACTTGTGCAGGCGACATGGGAAGAGGCGCTCGAGCTGGTTTCCAGCCGTTTCCAAGCTTTGCAGGCCGAGCATGGTATGGATTCCGTCGCTTTATATGGCGGCGGCTCGTTGACGAATGAAACGTCTTATTTACTTGGCAAATTCGCTCGTGTTGGTTTGCGTACTCGCTATATTGATTATAATGGACGCTTCTGTATGTCGGCGGCCGCTTCCGCAGGAAGCAAGACGTTTGGTATTGATCGCGGATTAACGAATCAGTTGAAGGAAATTGAACGGTCGGAATGCCTGATTCTTGCCGGAACGAATATAGCGGAATGCCAGCCGACGCTAATGCCTTATTTTACAAAGGCAAAGGAAAACGGGGCGACCATCATTGTCATTGACCCAAGAATGACGGGAACGGCCGAGCTTGCGGACATTCATTTGCAGGTGAAGCCAGGCATGGATGCTGCGCTTGTGAATGGCATGCTAAAAGTTATTTTTGATGAGGGACTCATTGATCGAGGGTTTATTCGCAGCCGTACGAAGGGCTTCGCAGAGCTGGAGCAGCATGTAAAGGCGCTGAATTTGGCTGATATTGCAGAAAGCACTGGTGTTACCGAGTCGCTCATACGCCTCGCTGCGCTCGCATTTGGTGAGGCGAAGACGGGGATGGTTTTTACTGCACGTGGGGTTGAGCAGCATGCCGATGGTCATTTGGCGGTGCGGAATTTTCTCAATATGGTGCTGGCAACGGGGAAAATCGGCCGTGAGGGCTGCGGTTACGGGGCGGTCACTGGGCAAGCCAATGGACAGGGTGGACGAGAGCATGGTCAAAAGGCTGATCAGCTTCCTGGCTATCGACTGATCGAAAATGAGCGCGATCGCGCTTATGTGGCAAGCGTCTGGGGCATTCGCCCGGAGGAGCTCCCCGGCAAAGGGGTGTCCGCTTATGAAATGATGGAAATGGTGCACCGTGAGGAGATTAAAGCTTTACTTGTCATGGGTTCGAATCCTATCGTCTCGAATCCGAATGCAACGCTCGTGGAGGAAGGAATCGCCAAGCTTGATTTTACCGTCGTAGCAGATATGTTTCTGTCCGAAACGGCGCTGCTTGCTGATGTTGTGCTGCCAATATCCGCTTATTTGGAAAATACCGGAACGATGACCAATTTGGAAGGTCGCGTTTTGCTTAGAGAAGCGGGTCGCCTTGCGCCTGGAGAAGCCCGTCATGACTGGGAAGTACTATGCGATCTGGCCAAGAGGCTTGGCCGCGGCGAGTATTTTGCCTTTGAAAATTCGGAGCAAATCTTTAATGAGCTGCGTTTGGCAAGCAAGGGCGGGCTTGCCGATTATTATGGCATTACGTATGACCGGCTGCGCAAGGAGGAGGGCATCTATTGGCCTTGTCCATCGCTTGATCATCCGGGCACGAAACGGCTGTTCGAGAAGTCATTTGCCCATGAGGATGGGCTAGCCGCCTTCCAAACGGTTACGAGTGATTCTCCGGCTGAAAAAACAAACCGTGAGTTTCCGCTGCTTATGACCAATGGACGGCAGCTGTCCCATTACTTGACGGGCGTGCAGACGCACCGCAGCCCTGCGCTGGAAGCGAGAAATGTGGAAAATCATTTGGAGATTCATCCTAATACTGCAAAGAGATACCGCATTGAGGATGCCTCGCTGGTAGCTGTGCAATCGAAGCGGGGAGTGGTCATATTACGCTGCAAGGTGGCGGAAAGCATTCGTGAAGACACCGTATTCATTCCCATGCACTGGGGCGGTGTGCAAAATGTAAACCGGGCGACCAGTCCACAGCTGGACCCTTTTTGCAAAATGCCGGACTTTAAGACAAGCGCGGTAAGCATCCGGCCATACATTGAATATTTACAGGAGCATCAAGCATAA
- a CDS encoding ClpP family protease: protein MWPYSMSLTGEQPEPYDEEKKKAAGALDALQQLGQVSIPQAESNIFCMTIIGQIEGHMVLPPQNKTTKYEHLIPQLVAAEQNQKIEGVLIVLNTVGGDVEAGLAIAEMISSLSKPAVTLVLGGGHSIGVPIAVAGDMSFIAATATMTIHPIRLNGTVIGVPQTFEYLDKMQERVVRFVTMHSKIPEATFKELMFKTGELTRDIGTTVVGGDAVSHGLIDAVGGLGDALRELRRLVEQRRVDGMPGVFN, encoded by the coding sequence ATGTGGCCGTATTCAATGAGTTTAACAGGAGAGCAGCCTGAGCCTTATGATGAAGAGAAGAAAAAGGCGGCTGGGGCGCTTGACGCTTTGCAGCAGCTGGGCCAGGTGAGCATTCCGCAGGCCGAGTCCAATATTTTTTGCATGACGATTATTGGACAGATTGAAGGGCATATGGTACTGCCGCCGCAAAACAAAACGACAAAATACGAGCATTTGATTCCGCAACTGGTCGCAGCCGAGCAAAACCAGAAGATCGAAGGTGTGCTGATCGTTCTCAATACAGTTGGCGGTGATGTGGAAGCGGGGCTCGCTATTGCTGAAATGATTTCTTCCTTGTCAAAGCCGGCCGTTACGCTTGTACTTGGCGGCGGGCATTCGATCGGTGTTCCAATAGCAGTTGCGGGCGACATGTCGTTCATTGCTGCGACAGCAACGATGACGATTCATCCCATTCGCTTGAATGGCACCGTGATCGGTGTTCCCCAAACATTCGAATATTTGGATAAAATGCAGGAGCGCGTCGTTCGCTTCGTTACGATGCATTCCAAGATTCCGGAAGCGACCTTCAAGGAGTTGATGTTTAAAACAGGCGAGCTGACGCGCGATATCGGGACAACAGTCGTCGGCGGAGACGCGGTGAGCCATGGCTTGATTGATGCGGTAGGAGGTCTTGGCGACGCGCTTCGGGAGCTTAGGCGGCTGGTAGAGCAGCGCAGGGTGGACGGTATGCCGGGGGTGTTTAACTAA
- a CDS encoding YlzJ-like family protein, translated as MSVLYTIVPLEEVLAGWQAEEKINQGREVWVEGVYMQVEPIAPGMGKVIRLIHCGLDDYLNPQLSPGAVVKY; from the coding sequence ATGTCTGTTCTGTATACGATTGTTCCGCTGGAAGAAGTGCTTGCAGGCTGGCAGGCGGAGGAGAAAATCAATCAGGGCCGCGAAGTTTGGGTGGAGGGCGTTTATATGCAGGTAGAGCCTATTGCGCCAGGGATGGGCAAAGTCATTCGGCTCATTCATTGCGGACTGGATGATTACTTAAATCCGCAGCTTTCGCCAGGAGCTGTTGTCAAATATTGA
- a CDS encoding DNA translocase FtsK 4TM domain-containing protein — MAKKRRGKKSLAANLKYEVYGILLITVSIIALSGEATVGRSLSKLFGLFLGKFYFVIALIGIYVGLVVMVKRMWPKGWSNRKTGMLVLVLAFTLWSSIAEIDRKLGDTTLLSGKVILNQLDSDLRGELLASNPQDLRPLKDKAISGGYVGALQYSVLFTLFGKIGAQLLMLVMIAISIMLITGKSYVELFKTLRTRFVRMLKLLAAKWSDYSAERAAAQSSRNASVVSGASTVLTSDNTIDDDEDFVPRLAKNKKSLFFSWRQSDKTKAAASHDEWELEDEPLHGEAGRGEEGAAVPHWAEDWDQDQDWDNKQNGSVAQTSTGTIASSTAAPMPETSASLWPSEQEDLAAKAAQPYAHTDITDEQEWSEPWRPQETQEQQELVHIEGNEAEEAGNHAVEQMNEEFEQAVQQDSEKYEEPLLDGVRAAESQQIAAVSGSNAGNNEANHQAAESKPALAPLSVPVVKPYVLPPFTLLSKPSHMVRGGIGSSSMEAKLKLERTLESFGVKAKVLDPVIGPAVTRFEVEPASGVKVSKIVSLTDDIALALAAKDIRMEAPIPGRSAIGIEVPNMEISIVTMREVMETKEFYESPSKLSIAFGRDIAGKPIVGNLAKMPHLLVAGATGSGKSVCINGIITSILYKATPDEVKFLMVDPKMVELNVYNGIPHLLAPVVTDPRRASLALKKIVVEMEKRYELFSKSGTRNIEGYNTLMADNPKAVLPYIVVIVDELADLMIVAANDVEDAIARLAQMARAAGIHLIIATQRPSVDVITGVIKANIPSRIAFGVSSQVDSRTILDMVGAEKLLGRGDMLYLPMGTSKPTRVQGAFLSDQEVEALVGYARGQAEAEYKEDLVPEIDEETASSEEVMDELYDQAVQIVVEAKQASVSLLQRRMRIGYTRAARLIDEMEARHIVGPYEGSKPREVLLTIDQLEAGRISS, encoded by the coding sequence TTGGCTAAGAAGAGAAGGGGCAAGAAATCGCTCGCAGCAAATTTGAAATATGAGGTTTACGGTATTTTACTCATTACGGTATCGATTATTGCTTTATCGGGAGAGGCGACGGTTGGACGTTCATTGTCCAAACTGTTCGGCCTCTTTCTGGGTAAATTTTACTTTGTGATTGCACTGATTGGCATATATGTGGGGCTGGTCGTGATGGTCAAACGAATGTGGCCGAAAGGTTGGTCGAACCGGAAAACAGGCATGCTTGTGCTCGTGTTAGCCTTTACGCTATGGAGCTCCATTGCCGAAATTGACCGCAAGCTGGGGGATACGACGCTGTTGTCTGGCAAGGTGATTTTGAATCAGCTGGACAGCGACTTAAGGGGCGAGCTGCTTGCTTCCAATCCGCAGGATTTACGCCCGCTTAAGGATAAGGCAATTAGCGGAGGTTACGTTGGAGCGCTGCAATATTCCGTGCTTTTCACCTTATTTGGGAAAATTGGCGCCCAGCTGCTAATGCTCGTCATGATTGCAATTTCCATTATGCTCATTACAGGGAAGTCCTATGTGGAGCTGTTCAAGACGCTGCGTACCCGCTTTGTTCGTATGCTCAAGCTGCTCGCAGCAAAATGGTCGGATTATTCCGCCGAGCGGGCTGCGGCGCAATCATCTAGAAATGCAAGCGTAGTATCGGGAGCAAGCACCGTGCTCACTTCGGACAATACGATTGATGATGATGAGGATTTTGTACCTCGCCTTGCCAAAAATAAAAAGTCGCTGTTTTTCTCCTGGCGGCAATCCGATAAGACGAAAGCTGCCGCCAGCCATGACGAATGGGAACTGGAGGATGAGCCGCTTCATGGTGAGGCTGGTCGTGGCGAAGAGGGCGCAGCAGTACCGCATTGGGCGGAAGATTGGGATCAGGATCAAGACTGGGACAATAAGCAGAACGGATCTGTTGCCCAAACATCGACCGGTACTATTGCTTCATCAACCGCAGCTCCGATGCCGGAGACAAGCGCTAGCTTATGGCCTAGCGAGCAGGAGGATTTGGCTGCCAAAGCTGCTCAGCCATACGCTCATACCGACATAACTGATGAGCAGGAATGGTCAGAGCCATGGAGACCGCAAGAAACGCAGGAACAGCAAGAGCTGGTACATATAGAAGGAAACGAAGCAGAGGAAGCGGGAAATCATGCAGTTGAGCAGATGAATGAGGAATTTGAGCAGGCTGTTCAACAGGATAGCGAAAAGTATGAAGAACCTCTATTGGATGGCGTGAGAGCGGCAGAGAGCCAACAGATTGCTGCTGTATCTGGCTCTAATGCTGGCAATAATGAAGCGAATCATCAAGCAGCGGAAAGCAAGCCCGCGCTAGCACCATTAAGCGTGCCAGTGGTCAAGCCGTACGTTTTACCGCCGTTTACTTTGCTGTCCAAGCCTAGCCATATGGTTAGAGGCGGCATTGGCTCAAGTTCCATGGAGGCGAAGCTTAAGCTGGAGCGGACGCTCGAAAGCTTTGGCGTGAAGGCGAAGGTGCTTGATCCCGTTATCGGCCCAGCCGTTACCCGTTTTGAGGTTGAACCGGCATCGGGCGTCAAGGTGAGTAAAATTGTCAGCTTGACCGATGATATCGCACTTGCGCTTGCAGCCAAGGATATTCGAATGGAAGCGCCTATTCCAGGAAGGTCGGCTATCGGGATAGAAGTGCCGAATATGGAAATCTCCATCGTTACGATGCGAGAAGTAATGGAAACAAAAGAATTTTATGAATCGCCTTCCAAGCTGTCGATTGCCTTTGGCCGTGATATTGCGGGCAAGCCAATCGTGGGCAATTTGGCGAAAATGCCCCATTTGCTTGTAGCGGGAGCGACAGGTTCCGGTAAATCAGTTTGTATAAACGGTATTATTACTAGTATTTTGTACAAAGCAACGCCAGATGAAGTTAAGTTTCTCATGGTTGACCCGAAAATGGTGGAGCTAAACGTATATAACGGTATACCGCATTTGCTGGCTCCTGTTGTAACAGATCCGCGTCGTGCATCGCTTGCGCTTAAGAAAATCGTTGTCGAGATGGAAAAACGCTATGAGCTGTTTTCAAAATCGGGAACTCGTAATATTGAGGGCTACAACACTTTAATGGCAGATAATCCGAAAGCGGTTCTGCCTTACATTGTCGTCATTGTCGATGAGCTTGCCGATTTAATGATTGTAGCGGCTAACGATGTCGAGGACGCCATTGCCAGACTTGCGCAAATGGCTCGCGCGGCAGGCATTCACCTTATTATTGCGACTCAGCGTCCGTCTGTTGACGTCATTACCGGTGTCATTAAAGCGAATATTCCATCGCGAATTGCTTTTGGTGTGTCTTCTCAGGTCGATTCACGAACGATACTCGACATGGTCGGAGCGGAAAAGCTGCTTGGCCGCGGCGACATGCTTTACTTGCCAATGGGTACTTCCAAGCCAACGCGGGTACAGGGAGCATTCCTTTCGGATCAGGAGGTCGAGGCGCTCGTTGGTTACGCCAGAGGGCAGGCAGAAGCGGAATATAAGGAAGATCTTGTACCGGAAATTGACGAGGAGACGGCTAGCTCTGAAGAGGTCATGGACGAGCTGTATGATCAGGCCGTTCAAATCGTCGTCGAAGCAAAGCAAGCGTCGGTCTCCCTGCTGCAACGCCGTATGCGAATTGGCTACACTAGGGCTGCAAGGCTCATTGACGAGATGGAAGCCCGCCATATTGTGGGTCCATACGAAGGCAGCAAGCCGCGTGAGGTGCTGCTTACAATAGATCAGCTCGAAGCGGGACGAATTAGCTCTTAA
- the sleB gene encoding spore cortex-lytic enzyme, producing the protein MKKRLMVITAVLVIALFGSYSLRHMNQAKTSETFSSATLKVGSSGKDVYELQGRLKYLGYFSGKVDGQFGASTKNAVTWFQWKFGMKADGVVGASTKLKLWEATKAWKPTAAADSSSTQAGSGNTAAPSNGGGGGSSLSKSNKLGLSANDLKLMANAVYGESRGEPYVGQIAVAAVILNRLQSTSFPNSISGVIFQPGAFTAVADGQIWLTPNETASRAVMDAINGQDPSNGCLYYFNPETATSKWIWTRPQVKTIGKHIFCM; encoded by the coding sequence ATGAAAAAAAGACTAATGGTCATAACCGCAGTGCTCGTTATCGCCTTGTTCGGCTCCTATTCACTCCGGCATATGAATCAAGCTAAGACATCGGAGACATTCAGCAGTGCAACGCTCAAGGTTGGTTCCTCGGGCAAGGATGTGTACGAGCTGCAAGGCAGGCTGAAATATCTGGGATATTTCAGCGGGAAAGTAGATGGGCAGTTTGGAGCAAGCACGAAAAATGCCGTTACCTGGTTCCAATGGAAATTCGGAATGAAGGCGGATGGGGTGGTCGGGGCTTCGACAAAGCTGAAGCTTTGGGAAGCGACCAAAGCTTGGAAGCCGACAGCAGCAGCAGATTCGTCGTCCACACAAGCTGGTTCGGGGAATACAGCTGCTCCTAGCAATGGCGGCGGAGGTGGAAGCTCGCTTTCCAAGTCCAACAAGCTGGGTCTCAGCGCCAATGATTTGAAGCTGATGGCGAACGCCGTATACGGGGAATCTAGAGGCGAACCCTATGTAGGGCAAATAGCCGTTGCAGCGGTCATTCTAAATCGACTGCAATCAACTAGCTTTCCGAATTCGATTTCGGGCGTTATTTTTCAGCCGGGTGCCTTTACCGCGGTAGCGGATGGCCAAATTTGGCTGACGCCAAATGAAACAGCTAGCCGTGCGGTTATGGATGCGATAAACGGCCAGGACCCTTCAAATGGCTGTTTGTATTATTTTAATCCAGAAACGGCAACCTCGAAGTGGATATGGACTAGGCCTCAAGTGAAAACGATAGGCAAGCACATTTTTTGCATGTAG
- a CDS encoding pitrilysin family protein has protein sequence MHKNLVWKELAKVTLFERGQFGRIRLHVLPTKRFKTFAISLFAGRVLAEDTVTETALIPFVLRRGTAATPETKAFRERLDDLYGAGFGFDVYKRGDSQIVQFRMDVINDQFVAADTPLLAASLGLLGEVLTEPLLENGAFSRKYVDAEKVTLTKRLESIVNDKIRYAAERCVEEMCANEPYRLHPLGKLAAIEGITPESLHKQYKTWLGEAALDLYVVGDTTLEEVTAYVRDAFKLADGAAASYPAADVTHQVREVHTVVERMDVTQGKLNLGLRTGVAYGDDDYAAALMYNGVLGGYPHSKLFLNVREKESLAYYAASRLDGHKGICTVQSGIEIENYEKAVKIIREQLESMRQGVLSELEMSQTKAMIANHLRELQDSAYEMIAYDFNAVLSGKERSAEKLLEQVQAVTAADIVRVAQNVQLDTIYYLRDRKEA, from the coding sequence ATGCATAAAAATTTAGTTTGGAAGGAGCTAGCGAAGGTGACACTTTTCGAAAGAGGACAATTTGGTCGAATACGGCTGCATGTGCTGCCTACTAAGCGTTTCAAGACGTTCGCGATTTCCTTGTTTGCCGGGCGTGTGCTTGCAGAAGATACGGTTACAGAGACAGCTCTTATTCCTTTTGTGCTGCGCAGAGGGACGGCGGCGACGCCTGAGACGAAAGCATTTCGCGAGCGACTCGATGATTTGTACGGTGCCGGCTTCGGCTTTGATGTATATAAGCGTGGAGATTCTCAAATCGTCCAATTCCGCATGGATGTCATTAACGATCAATTCGTAGCCGCGGACACGCCGCTGCTTGCTGCGTCATTGGGACTGCTTGGCGAGGTGCTGACCGAGCCTTTGCTCGAAAATGGCGCATTCAGCCGTAAATATGTCGATGCGGAAAAAGTGACGCTCACGAAACGGCTGGAGTCAATCGTCAATGATAAAATCCGCTATGCTGCTGAGCGATGCGTTGAAGAAATGTGCGCGAATGAGCCTTATCGGCTGCATCCGCTTGGCAAGCTTGCTGCGATTGAAGGGATAACCCCTGAATCACTCCATAAGCAATACAAGACATGGCTTGGGGAAGCGGCGCTCGATTTGTACGTAGTTGGCGATACTACGCTTGAGGAAGTGACAGCTTACGTACGTGATGCGTTTAAGCTGGCTGACGGAGCAGCGGCGAGCTATCCAGCGGCAGACGTTACTCATCAGGTGCGCGAGGTTCATACGGTTGTAGAGCGAATGGATGTGACTCAAGGGAAGCTGAATTTGGGTCTGCGTACAGGTGTCGCTTATGGGGATGATGATTATGCGGCAGCTCTTATGTATAATGGTGTGCTCGGCGGATACCCGCACTCCAAGCTGTTTTTGAATGTGCGCGAGAAGGAAAGCCTGGCTTATTATGCCGCTTCCCGTCTGGATGGACATAAAGGCATATGCACGGTGCAGTCAGGCATCGAAATCGAGAACTATGAGAAAGCGGTCAAAATTATTCGCGAGCAGCTTGAGAGCATGCGTCAAGGCGTGCTGTCCGAGCTTGAAATGAGCCAGACGAAAGCAATGATAGCGAACCATCTGCGCGAGCTTCAGGATTCTGCTTATGAAATGATCGCTTACGATTTTAATGCGGTGCTGTCCGGCAAGGAAAGAAGCGCCGAGAAGCTGCTTGAGCAGGTGCAGGCTGTTACCGCTGCTGATATTGTCAGAGTCGCACAAAATGTGCAGCTCGATACGATTTATTATTTGCGTGATCGGAAGGAGGCGTAA